The Streptomyces sp. NBC_01353 genome contains a region encoding:
- a CDS encoding DUF2993 domain-containing protein, whose protein sequence is MRALRVLLIVAVVLGGIFVGLDRLAVNYAESEAADRVRLGPARSGSTEVDIKGFPFLTQVMDQRLDEVDVKLTGVEATAGGRKIRIGELSAAFHDVTLNGDYTSARAGTVSGTALISYEDLAAASEREVKVAYGGNGKLKVTGGVEILGRTVTKSVVSTVTLVDGDTIRVRADKVPGGGIPGLEDLVRKRTDFDREIGGLPAGMKLEKVEAREDGLAVAVTGKDVVLAG, encoded by the coding sequence GTGCGAGCACTGCGCGTACTGCTGATCGTGGCCGTCGTGCTCGGCGGGATCTTCGTCGGTCTTGACCGCCTCGCGGTCAACTACGCGGAGTCGGAGGCCGCAGACCGGGTCCGGCTCGGCCCGGCCCGCTCCGGATCGACCGAGGTCGACATCAAGGGCTTCCCGTTCCTGACCCAGGTCATGGACCAGCGCCTCGACGAGGTCGACGTGAAGCTGACCGGCGTCGAGGCCACGGCCGGCGGCCGGAAGATCCGGATCGGCGAGTTGTCCGCCGCCTTCCACGACGTGACGCTGAACGGCGACTACACGAGCGCCCGCGCCGGCACCGTCAGCGGGACCGCGCTGATCTCGTACGAGGACCTCGCGGCGGCCTCCGAGCGTGAGGTGAAGGTCGCCTACGGCGGCAACGGCAAGCTGAAGGTCACGGGCGGGGTCGAGATCCTGGGCCGTACGGTCACCAAGAGCGTCGTCTCGACGGTGACGCTGGTCGACGGGGACACGATCCGGGTACGGGCCGACAAGGTGCCCGGTGGCGGCATTCCCGGCCTGGAGGACCTCGTCCGGAAGCGCACCGACTTCGACCGGGAGATCGGCGGACTGCCGGCGGGCATGAAGCTGGAGAAGGTCGAGGCCCGCGAGGACGGCCTGGCCGTCGCCGTGACCGGCAAGGACGTCGTGCTGGCGGGCTGA